A DNA window from uncultured Methanoregula sp. contains the following coding sequences:
- a CDS encoding alpha/beta hydrolase, with amino-acid sequence MTIFVLIHGGDMSTDTWNRLRNRNDYPPGGHLGAKYWDGTTAYLESHGHVVAAPTLQDEHTHNLTDHIAGVCHLIESRNLRNIILAGHSYGGMVITGVAGQMPRRIRRLVYIDAALPDPGDSLFDLFFAGGFDPLSFAGLEAAPAYVEKLRYDPRKIAGIPRTYLLCTKSEFAGVTRIAREKIRRTPEGWLYRELPTSHVPMATMPDRFYRTLLEMANR; translated from the coding sequence ATGACGATTTTTGTCCTCATCCATGGTGGCGACATGTCCACCGATACCTGGAACCGGCTCAGGAACCGCAATGACTATCCCCCGGGTGGCCATCTGGGCGCAAAGTACTGGGACGGGACAACAGCGTATCTCGAGTCCCATGGCCATGTTGTAGCTGCTCCAACGCTTCAGGACGAACACACCCATAATCTGACGGATCATATAGCGGGAGTCTGTCATCTGATTGAGAGCCGGAATCTCAGAAATATCATCCTTGCCGGGCACAGTTATGGCGGGATGGTCATCACAGGGGTTGCCGGACAGATGCCCCGGCGGATCCGGCGCCTGGTGTATATCGATGCAGCACTGCCGGACCCCGGGGATTCGCTCTTCGATCTCTTCTTTGCCGGCGGTTTTGATCCCCTCTCGTTTGCCGGTCTGGAGGCTGCACCGGCGTATGTGGAGAAACTCCGGTATGATCCCCGGAAGATTGCAGGGATCCCCCGGACTTATCTCCTCTGCACGAAGAGCGAGTTTGCCGGCGTGACGCGGATTGCCCGGGAGAAGATCCGCCGTACACCGGAGGGATGGCTGTACCGCGAGCTGCCCACATCCCATGTGCCGATGGCAACGATGCCAGACCGGTTTTACCGGACACTGCTTGAGATGGCGAACCGGTAG
- a CDS encoding histidine kinase N-terminal 7TM domain-containing protein, whose protein sequence is MSFPLLSYAAFIILLYFISGTITLYFTILGWRHRHIKLSLPFTLIMACLTVWFYAYILEITSPDLGTALFFNNIEVPCILSISVGFLLIVLYYTGRERYVTIRTLPLFFLVPIVLSIAEITNPFHYLYYTGFSLATFEWLNLWIYIHGPFFWIAVVYSYALSFMAVLLILSHMSETGRCHHRPLVFLLFASLAPFLANLMYVCQIPPSPYLDLTPLAFMVTTLLLIAGLFRYLFTRVPVAYARIIATMRDAIIITTTPHRVIDLNPAAETILGIPLREAVGRDIGTLLSDLPASLTCSVIPDEGLRAEYEIRREGMLRYFDIMALPLGEGGAASEGSLFVLRDITERKEAELALADANRKIRLLSSITRHDIGNQLMGLSGYLELSRDSVDNPVEMTRYVSRMQVAAKAIQSQIAFTRDYENLGGGPPVWQDVSLCIRKSMEGLSFGSVQASMDPINLEILADPLLGKVFYNIFDNALRYGGKDLTLIRVSSFADNTSQVLVIEDDGEGILNEEKQRVFKKGIGKNSGLGLFLTREILSLTGITIVENGEPGRGARFEIRVPAEKFRFSPGE, encoded by the coding sequence GTGTCTTTCCCTTTGCTCTCGTATGCAGCGTTCATTATCCTGCTGTACTTTATCTCCGGAACGATCACGCTTTACTTCACGATCCTGGGGTGGCGGCACCGGCATATCAAACTCTCGCTCCCGTTCACGCTCATCATGGCATGCCTCACGGTCTGGTTCTATGCCTATATCCTCGAGATAACAAGCCCGGATCTGGGGACCGCGCTGTTCTTTAATAATATCGAGGTTCCCTGCATCCTCAGTATTTCAGTCGGGTTCCTCCTGATCGTCCTCTATTACACCGGCCGCGAACGGTATGTCACGATCCGTACGCTGCCGCTCTTCTTCCTTGTTCCCATCGTCCTGAGCATTGCAGAAATAACCAACCCTTTCCACTACCTGTACTACACGGGTTTTTCCCTCGCAACTTTCGAATGGCTGAACCTCTGGATCTATATCCACGGGCCGTTCTTCTGGATTGCCGTTGTATACAGCTATGCCCTCTCATTCATGGCAGTCCTCCTCATCCTGTCGCATATGTCAGAGACGGGAAGATGCCATCACCGCCCGCTTGTCTTTCTCCTGTTTGCCTCGCTCGCCCCGTTCCTCGCCAACCTGATGTACGTGTGCCAGATCCCACCAAGCCCGTACCTTGACCTGACGCCGCTTGCGTTCATGGTCACGACCCTGCTCCTCATCGCGGGTCTCTTCAGGTACCTCTTCACCCGGGTTCCCGTTGCCTATGCCCGGATCATTGCGACAATGAGGGATGCAATCATCATAACAACAACCCCTCATCGCGTGATCGATCTCAACCCGGCAGCGGAAACTATCCTGGGGATACCTCTCCGGGAGGCGGTAGGCCGCGATATCGGGACGCTCCTTTCCGATCTTCCGGCATCCCTGACCTGTTCCGTGATTCCTGATGAGGGGTTGCGTGCTGAATACGAGATCCGCCGGGAGGGAATGCTGCGGTATTTTGATATTATGGCGCTGCCCCTTGGCGAGGGCGGGGCTGCGTCGGAGGGAAGTCTCTTTGTCCTGCGGGACATAACAGAACGCAAGGAAGCCGAACTGGCACTGGCGGATGCAAACCGGAAGATCCGGCTTCTTTCCAGTATCACCCGGCATGATATCGGCAACCAGCTTATGGGACTGTCCGGCTACCTGGAGCTGAGCAGGGATTCTGTGGACAACCCGGTAGAGATGACCCGGTATGTATCAAGGATGCAGGTGGCTGCAAAGGCGATACAGAGCCAGATCGCATTCACCCGGGATTATGAGAACCTGGGCGGGGGTCCACCGGTCTGGCAGGATGTCTCCCTCTGTATCAGGAAAAGCATGGAGGGACTCTCCTTTGGCAGTGTCCAGGCCAGTATGGATCCGATCAATCTTGAGATACTGGCAGATCCCCTGCTTGGGAAAGTATTCTACAATATATTTGACAATGCGCTGCGGTATGGCGGGAAGGATCTGACCCTGATCCGCGTCTCTTCCTTTGCCGATAATACGTCACAGGTCCTGGTGATCGAAGATGACGGGGAGGGTATTTTAAACGAGGAGAAGCAGCGGGTATTCAAGAAGGGCATCGGGAAGAACAGCGGTCTCGGGCTCTTTCTCACCCGGGAGATCCTCTCGCTTACCGGGATCACCATAGTAGAGAATGGTGAACCCGGCAGGGGCGCCCGGTTCGAGATCCGGGTACCGGCCGAGAAGTTCCGTTTTTCCCCGGGAGAATAA